One region of Streptomyces subrutilus genomic DNA includes:
- the ilvA gene encoding threonine ammonia-lyase: MNYRVPEPVPQVILDDVRGAQKMLSGVSRVTAMEGSRHLSSLTGSPVHLKCENLQRTGSFKLRGAYVRIAGLRPEQRAAGVVAASAGNHAQGVALASSLLGVRSTVFMPLGAPLPKVAATQEYGAEVRMHGHVVDETLAAAQEYADRTGAVFIHPFDHRDIIAGQGTVGLEILEQCPEVRTILVGIGGGGLAAGVAVAVKALRPDVKVIGVQAAGAAAYPPSLKVGHPVSIDNPNTMADGIKVGRPGDVPFRIIGELLDDVRTVSEDALSSALLLCLERAKLVVEPAGCSPVAALLSEPERYGGGPVVAVLSGGNIDPLLLQRILRHGMAAAGRYLSLRLRVADRPGALAGLLGVLSAVDANVLDVSHVRTDPRLGLTEVEVELHLETKGPEHCAEVARSLHSAGYTVMS; encoded by the coding sequence ATGAACTACCGCGTGCCCGAGCCCGTCCCACAGGTCATCCTCGACGACGTCCGGGGGGCTCAGAAGATGCTCTCCGGCGTCTCCCGGGTGACCGCGATGGAGGGCAGCAGGCACCTCTCCTCACTCACCGGCTCCCCGGTCCACCTCAAGTGCGAGAACCTCCAGCGCACCGGCTCCTTCAAGCTGCGCGGGGCGTACGTGCGCATCGCCGGCCTGCGCCCCGAGCAGCGGGCCGCGGGCGTCGTGGCGGCCTCCGCCGGAAACCACGCGCAAGGCGTGGCGCTGGCCTCCTCCCTCCTCGGGGTCCGCTCCACGGTGTTCATGCCCCTCGGCGCGCCGCTGCCCAAGGTGGCCGCGACCCAGGAGTACGGCGCCGAGGTGCGCATGCACGGGCACGTCGTCGACGAGACCCTGGCCGCCGCCCAGGAGTACGCGGACCGCACCGGGGCGGTGTTCATCCACCCCTTCGACCACCGCGACATCATCGCGGGCCAGGGCACGGTGGGCCTGGAGATCCTCGAACAGTGCCCCGAGGTGCGCACGATCCTCGTCGGCATCGGGGGCGGCGGTCTCGCCGCCGGAGTCGCGGTCGCGGTGAAGGCGCTGCGCCCCGACGTGAAGGTGATCGGCGTCCAGGCGGCGGGCGCGGCCGCCTACCCGCCCTCGCTGAAGGTCGGGCACCCGGTGTCGATCGACAACCCGAACACGATGGCGGACGGTATCAAGGTCGGGCGCCCCGGGGACGTCCCCTTCAGAATCATCGGCGAACTCCTCGACGACGTGCGTACCGTGTCCGAGGACGCGCTCTCCAGTGCCCTGCTGCTGTGCCTGGAGCGGGCCAAGCTGGTGGTGGAGCCGGCCGGGTGCAGCCCGGTCGCCGCGCTGCTGAGCGAGCCCGAACGGTACGGCGGGGGCCCGGTGGTGGCCGTCCTGTCGGGCGGGAACATCGACCCGCTGCTGCTCCAGCGGATCCTGCGCCACGGCATGGCGGCGGCGGGCCGGTACCTGTCGCTGCGGCTGCGGGTGGCGGACCGGCCGGGGGCCCTGGCCGGGCTCCTGGGGGTGCTGTCAGCGGTCGATGCGAACGTACTCGATGTGAGCCACGTACGGACCGACCCGCGGCTCGGGCTCACGGAGGTGGAGGTGGAGCTGCACCTGGAGACGAAGGGCCCGGAGCACTGCGCGGAGGTCGCGCGCTCGCTGCACAGCGCGGGGTACACGGTGATGAGCTGA
- a CDS encoding ATP-binding cassette domain-containing protein, which yields MPGAIYAEGLVKTFGDVRALDGVDLDVPEGTVLGLLGPNGAGKTTTVRVLTTLLRPDSGKAVVAGIDVLKHPNEVRRAIGLSGQFAAVDEYLTGRENLQMVGQLYQMKAKAAKARAEELLERFNLSDAADRTAKTYSGGMRRRLDLAAALVVSPPVMFMDEPTTGLDPRNRQQLWGIIQELVAGGTTLLLTTQYLEEADHLAHDICVVDHGKVIARGTSDQLKARTGGERVEVVVHERDQIAGASEVLAAFGKGETTVEHHTRKLTVPVSGGAKLLAEVIRELDGRGIEIDDIGLRRPTLDDVFISLTGHAAERTTDENGDGEPVADAKGRKAARKEKAQ from the coding sequence ATGCCAGGCGCGATCTATGCCGAAGGCCTGGTCAAGACCTTCGGCGACGTACGGGCTCTGGACGGCGTGGACCTCGATGTCCCCGAGGGCACCGTCCTGGGTCTTCTCGGCCCCAACGGCGCGGGCAAGACCACGACCGTGCGTGTCCTGACCACCCTGCTCCGCCCCGACAGCGGCAAGGCCGTCGTCGCCGGCATAGACGTACTCAAACACCCCAACGAGGTCCGCCGCGCCATAGGCCTGTCCGGCCAGTTCGCCGCCGTCGACGAGTACCTCACCGGCCGCGAGAACCTCCAGATGGTCGGCCAGCTGTACCAGATGAAGGCCAAGGCCGCGAAGGCACGGGCCGAGGAGCTCCTCGAGCGCTTCAACCTCTCCGACGCCGCCGACCGCACCGCCAAGACCTACTCCGGCGGCATGCGCAGGCGCCTCGACCTCGCGGCCGCCCTCGTCGTCAGCCCGCCCGTGATGTTCATGGACGAGCCGACCACCGGACTCGACCCCCGCAACCGCCAGCAGCTGTGGGGCATCATCCAGGAACTGGTCGCCGGCGGCACCACCCTGCTGCTCACCACCCAGTACCTGGAGGAGGCCGACCACCTCGCGCACGACATCTGCGTGGTCGACCACGGCAAGGTCATCGCACGCGGCACCTCCGACCAGCTCAAGGCCCGCACGGGCGGCGAGCGCGTCGAGGTCGTCGTCCACGAGCGCGACCAGATCGCCGGCGCGAGCGAGGTGCTCGCCGCCTTCGGCAAGGGCGAGACCACCGTCGAGCATCACACCCGCAAGCTCACCGTGCCCGTCTCGGGAGGCGCCAAGCTGCTCGCCGAGGTCATCCGCGAGCTCGACGGCCGGGGCATCGAGATCGACGACATCGGCCTGCGCCGCCCGACCCTCGACGACGTGTTCATCTCCCTGACCGGCCACGCGGCCGAACGGACCACCGACGAGAACGGCGACGGCGAGCCCGTCGCCGACGCCAAGGGCCGCAAGGCGGCGCGGAAGGAGAAGGCGCAGTGA
- a CDS encoding ABC transporter permease, which translates to MTLTSPTPGSPGSPALQDLAAPRPRGGLVQGVNDSLVIAKRNLIRMSRIPEMIIFGVIQPVMFVVLFSYVFGGSISVGGNTSPAAYREFLMAGIFAQTVTFATAGAGAGIADDMHKGLIDRFRSLPMARGAVLTGRTLADLVQTALTIVVLAIVALIVGWRTHTSIGEVLAGFALLLLLGYAFSWIGALIGLSVRTPEAATSGGLIWLFPLTFISNAFVPSDNMPTFLRHIAEWNPFSATVQAARELFGNLPPGYEAPAAWPMQHPVLASVLWSLLIIAVFRTLAVRKYRSATA; encoded by the coding sequence GTGACCCTCACCTCCCCGACCCCGGGCTCACCGGGCTCCCCCGCGCTCCAGGACCTGGCGGCGCCCCGCCCGCGCGGCGGCCTCGTCCAGGGCGTCAACGACTCCCTCGTGATAGCCAAGCGGAACCTGATCCGCATGTCCCGGATCCCCGAGATGATCATCTTCGGGGTGATCCAGCCGGTCATGTTCGTCGTGCTCTTCAGCTACGTCTTCGGCGGCTCGATCAGCGTCGGCGGCAACACCTCGCCCGCCGCCTACCGCGAGTTCCTGATGGCCGGCATCTTCGCCCAGACGGTCACCTTCGCCACGGCCGGCGCGGGCGCGGGCATCGCCGACGACATGCACAAGGGCCTCATCGACCGCTTCCGCTCGCTGCCCATGGCCCGCGGCGCGGTCCTGACCGGCCGCACCCTCGCCGACCTCGTCCAGACCGCGCTGACCATCGTGGTCCTCGCGATCGTGGCCCTGATCGTCGGCTGGCGCACCCACACGAGCATCGGCGAGGTGCTCGCCGGCTTCGCGCTGCTGCTCCTGCTCGGCTACGCCTTCTCCTGGATCGGCGCCCTGATCGGCCTGTCGGTGCGCACCCCGGAGGCGGCCACCTCGGGCGGGCTGATCTGGCTCTTCCCGCTGACGTTCATCTCGAACGCCTTCGTCCCCTCCGACAACATGCCGACCTTCCTGCGGCACATCGCGGAGTGGAACCCCTTCAGTGCCACCGTCCAGGCGGCCCGCGAGCTCTTCGGCAACCTTCCGCCGGGCTACGAGGCCCCGGCGGCCTGGCCGATGCAGCACCCGGTCCTGGCGTCCGTCCTCTGGTCGCTGCTGATCATCGCGGTCTTCCGGACCCTCGCGGTCCGCAAGTACCGCTCGGCGACCGCGTAG
- the greA gene encoding transcription elongation factor GreA gives MTQTSESVTWLTQAAYDQLKAELDYLSGPARTEIATKIAAAREEGDLRENGGYHAAKEEQGKQELRVRQLTQLLENAKVGTAPAAEGVVAPGTLVKIAFDGDEDDTMEFLLASREYASSDFETYSPQSPLGSGVLGKAIGEDAEYELPNGKKASVKILDVKPFTG, from the coding sequence GTGACCCAGACGAGCGAAAGCGTCACCTGGCTGACCCAGGCGGCGTACGACCAGCTGAAGGCAGAGCTGGACTACCTCTCTGGTCCCGCCCGCACGGAGATCGCCACGAAGATCGCAGCCGCCCGCGAGGAGGGCGACCTGCGTGAGAACGGCGGTTACCACGCGGCGAAGGAAGAGCAGGGCAAGCAGGAGCTCCGTGTCCGACAGCTGACGCAGCTCCTGGAGAACGCCAAGGTCGGGACCGCGCCCGCGGCCGAGGGCGTGGTGGCCCCCGGCACGCTCGTCAAGATCGCCTTCGATGGCGACGAGGACGACACCATGGAGTTCCTGCTGGCCTCGCGCGAGTACGCGTCCTCGGACTTCGAGACGTACTCGCCCCAGTCCCCGCTCGGCAGCGGTGTGCTGGGCAAGGCGATCGGCGAGGACGCCGAGTACGAGCTGCCGAACGGCAAGAAGGCCTCCGTCAAGATCCTTGACGTCAAGCCCTTCACCGGCTGA
- a CDS encoding DUF4307 domain-containing protein, producing MSAVREGLPEGRYGRSADERADRKLKVVGALMGALLLGVVGWIGWDYLAGQSVSAEVIKFQVVSDTEVKVHLEVRKESSVTGVCTLSSQDKEHGEVGRADFTFAQAEARVDEVVSLKTTSRATMIELVGCQPAAR from the coding sequence ATGAGCGCGGTGCGCGAAGGGCTGCCCGAGGGTCGTTACGGCCGGTCGGCGGACGAGCGTGCGGATCGCAAGCTCAAGGTCGTGGGGGCCCTGATGGGGGCCCTGCTGCTGGGTGTGGTCGGGTGGATCGGCTGGGACTACCTCGCGGGGCAGAGCGTCAGCGCCGAGGTGATCAAGTTCCAGGTCGTCTCGGACACAGAGGTGAAGGTGCACTTGGAGGTCCGCAAGGAGTCCTCCGTCACAGGGGTGTGCACGCTCAGCTCGCAGGACAAGGAGCACGGCGAGGTGGGCCGGGCGGACTTCACGTTCGCGCAGGCCGAGGCGCGCGTGGACGAGGTCGTCTCGCTGAAGACGACGAGTCGCGCCACCATGATCGAGCTGGTCGGCTGCCAGCCTGCGGCCCGCTGA
- the mca gene encoding mycothiol conjugate amidase Mca: MTEQLRLMAVHAHPDDESSKGAATMAKYVSEGVPVLVVTCTGGERGSVLNPKLQGDKYIEENIHEVRRKEMDEAREILGVEQEWLGYVDSGLPEGDPLPPLPQGCFALADVDEAAGELVKKIRAFKPQVITTYDENGGYPHPDHIMTHKISMVAFDGAADTEKYPEAEYGPAYQPQKLYYNQGFNKPRTIALHEALLSRGMESPYGEWLERWKEFERTERTLTTHVPCADFFEIRDKALVAHATQIDPDGGWFRVPMDIQREVWPTEEYELAKSLVDTSLPESDLFAGIRENA, from the coding sequence TTGACCGAGCAGCTTCGACTGATGGCCGTCCACGCCCACCCCGACGACGAGTCGAGCAAGGGCGCGGCCACCATGGCCAAGTACGTGTCCGAGGGGGTGCCGGTTCTGGTCGTGACCTGCACCGGAGGCGAGCGCGGCTCCGTGCTGAACCCCAAGCTCCAGGGCGACAAGTACATCGAGGAGAACATCCACGAGGTGCGGCGCAAGGAGATGGACGAGGCCCGCGAGATCCTCGGCGTCGAGCAGGAGTGGCTCGGATACGTCGACTCCGGCCTGCCCGAGGGGGACCCGCTGCCGCCCCTGCCCCAGGGCTGCTTCGCACTCGCGGACGTCGACGAGGCCGCCGGCGAGCTCGTGAAGAAGATCCGGGCCTTCAAGCCGCAGGTCATCACCACGTACGACGAGAACGGCGGCTACCCGCACCCCGACCACATCATGACCCACAAGATCTCGATGGTCGCCTTCGACGGCGCGGCCGACACCGAGAAGTACCCGGAGGCCGAGTACGGCCCGGCGTACCAGCCGCAGAAGCTCTACTACAACCAGGGCTTCAACAAGCCGCGCACCATCGCCCTGCACGAGGCGCTGCTCTCGCGCGGCATGGAGTCCCCGTACGGCGAGTGGCTGGAGCGGTGGAAGGAGTTCGAGCGCACCGAGCGGACCCTGACCACCCACGTGCCCTGCGCGGACTTCTTCGAGATCCGCGACAAGGCGCTCGTCGCCCACGCCACGCAGATCGACCCGGACGGCGGCTGGTTCCGCGTCCCGATGGACATCCAGCGGGAGGTCTGGCCCACGGAGGAGTACGAGCTCGCGAAGTCGCTCGTCGACACTTCCCTCCCCGAGTCCGACCTCTTCGCGGGCATCCGGGAGAATGCGTAG
- a CDS encoding tetratricopeptide repeat protein, with protein MRDSHRSEAERLLERAVREEARRAAAGVPVDQAALLARAREALDSLAVRAGPEYEAYVRALDEAAAGDQSLGEAFRQGSTSTALLVAAVAAVSAVGADLALGVAAGAALTVGAVTGVAGAVATVAKVTALHLPAANRRAGERGRPGGPEQLRLQWLSALEVRGIRPFLEQQRAVGATARTPRTPPRSGPPLRGTDRSAEARRRSALEQSFGQLPLPAGPFAGRKAELTRIAQWVQAARASTETRPVVVVLHGEPGVGRTALALRAAHGLRDQFRGACLVDLRGGSPGGEAPLSTREALLHLLNRLGAPREQLLFREGASAEQQVRRLSELYHQHLQGLPVTVVLDDAVDAAQVRTLVPERSESLVIVTAREPLELPADLAAWVYQLPVEPLADADAAELVRAAAPPRETAADTHTDADAASAAVVERGGGLPLALRMLTPLAREGLVPGARPGHPVELALRAADARLDGSVRLLLRRLPLAGRASLGGAAAAALADVPEQAALRALEELYEAGLIERVRGQRFRMHDAVRAYAAQRLAEEDRAEAAAAHERLIRVYAQLADSVIRMVDGKTSTRAHQFGVHGFTSLDAALRWLDDESSFITAALRHSEGVDQQAVLDLLGALCDFCLLRGDLYRLGEINELTQAVEAGRQGRLVRSVQWRTGIAARQLGELDKARTTLTSVVDQYMEARQEAGAGMALISLGITLHHQGNLPEAAARIREALVLQEPPELAGDRAWGLHALAAVERDRANLAEAMALLGRSLELHRENESVHGEAWAHFQRGQVFLRLGDVQRAEAELRLALDLYGRTRDDRGQAWALTQLGRARVVDGDPGPALERLRDALARHREAEDARGEAWTLYYLGQALEEGGERDQAVRELERARTMFSRMRDVYGLAHARHHSGRVTRDQRAAQTGNLKNSGFARQLLVDARADFRRIGLAHGEAWTCLELAVVDAGNAKVSQALGLCEEAVRLFISYGDRRGEDWARFLRCTMLPYTDPAAPGAQEEARTELDRLAGAPHPARDGRLEDCLETYAVILGRGVAAAEGWQAWRLGLVPDLHSREIMGVPLP; from the coding sequence ATGCGGGACAGCCATCGCAGTGAGGCCGAGCGGCTCTTGGAGCGGGCGGTCAGGGAGGAGGCGCGGCGCGCGGCGGCGGGTGTGCCGGTGGATCAGGCGGCGCTGCTGGCCCGGGCCCGGGAGGCGCTGGACTCGCTCGCCGTGCGTGCGGGTCCGGAGTACGAGGCGTACGTGCGGGCCCTGGACGAGGCGGCGGCCGGTGACCAGTCGCTCGGTGAGGCCTTCCGGCAGGGCAGCACCTCGACGGCCCTACTGGTCGCGGCGGTTGCGGCGGTCTCGGCCGTCGGGGCGGATCTGGCGCTGGGGGTCGCGGCCGGTGCGGCCCTGACCGTGGGGGCGGTGACGGGCGTCGCCGGGGCCGTCGCGACCGTGGCCAAGGTGACGGCCCTGCACCTGCCGGCGGCGAACCGGCGGGCCGGTGAACGGGGCCGGCCGGGCGGGCCCGAGCAGCTGAGGCTGCAGTGGCTGTCGGCACTGGAGGTGCGCGGCATACGGCCCTTCCTGGAGCAGCAGCGCGCGGTGGGCGCGACCGCGCGGACGCCTCGTACGCCGCCCCGCAGCGGTCCCCCGCTGCGCGGGACGGACCGCAGCGCGGAAGCCCGGCGGCGCAGCGCCCTGGAGCAGTCCTTCGGGCAGCTCCCGCTGCCCGCGGGCCCGTTCGCGGGGCGGAAGGCGGAGCTGACGCGGATCGCCCAGTGGGTACAGGCGGCCCGTGCCAGCACGGAGACCCGACCGGTCGTGGTGGTGCTGCACGGGGAGCCGGGTGTGGGCCGGACGGCCTTGGCCCTGCGTGCGGCGCACGGGCTGCGGGACCAGTTCCGGGGCGCGTGCCTGGTGGACCTGCGGGGCGGCTCGCCGGGCGGGGAGGCGCCGCTGTCGACGCGGGAGGCGCTGCTGCACCTGCTGAACCGGCTGGGCGCCCCGCGCGAGCAGCTGCTCTTCCGGGAGGGGGCCTCGGCGGAGCAGCAGGTGCGCCGGCTAAGCGAGCTCTACCACCAGCACCTCCAGGGCCTGCCGGTGACGGTGGTGCTCGACGACGCCGTGGACGCGGCGCAGGTGCGGACGCTGGTGCCGGAGCGGTCGGAGAGCCTGGTGATCGTGACGGCACGGGAGCCGCTGGAGCTGCCCGCCGACCTGGCGGCCTGGGTGTACCAGCTGCCGGTGGAACCGCTGGCCGACGCGGACGCGGCGGAGCTGGTACGGGCGGCCGCCCCGCCCCGGGAGACGGCCGCGGACACGCACACGGATGCGGATGCGGCCTCGGCCGCGGTGGTGGAGCGCGGCGGCGGGCTGCCGCTGGCGCTGCGGATGCTGACCCCGCTGGCCCGCGAGGGCCTGGTGCCCGGTGCGCGGCCGGGCCATCCGGTGGAGCTGGCGCTGCGGGCCGCCGATGCCCGCCTCGACGGGTCGGTCCGGCTGCTGCTGCGGCGGCTGCCGCTGGCCGGGCGGGCCTCCCTCGGCGGCGCCGCCGCGGCCGCGCTGGCCGACGTACCCGAGCAGGCGGCGCTGCGCGCGCTGGAGGAGCTCTACGAGGCGGGGCTGATCGAGCGGGTGCGGGGCCAGCGCTTCCGGATGCACGACGCGGTGCGGGCGTACGCGGCGCAGCGGCTGGCGGAGGAGGACCGGGCGGAGGCGGCGGCCGCGCACGAGCGGCTGATCCGGGTGTACGCGCAGCTGGCGGACTCGGTGATCCGGATGGTCGACGGGAAGACGTCGACGCGCGCCCACCAGTTCGGCGTGCACGGCTTCACCTCGCTGGACGCGGCACTGCGCTGGCTGGACGACGAGTCCAGCTTCATCACGGCCGCGCTGCGGCACTCGGAGGGGGTGGACCAGCAGGCGGTGCTGGACCTGCTCGGCGCGCTGTGCGACTTCTGTCTGCTGCGCGGGGACCTGTACCGGCTCGGGGAGATCAACGAGCTCACCCAGGCGGTGGAGGCCGGCCGGCAGGGGCGGCTGGTGCGGTCGGTGCAGTGGCGCACGGGTATCGCGGCGCGGCAGCTGGGCGAGCTGGACAAGGCCCGCACGACGCTGACATCGGTGGTGGACCAGTACATGGAGGCCCGGCAGGAGGCGGGGGCGGGCATGGCCCTGATCTCGCTGGGCATCACCCTGCACCACCAGGGCAACCTCCCGGAGGCCGCGGCCCGCATCCGCGAGGCGCTGGTGCTCCAGGAGCCGCCGGAGCTGGCGGGCGACCGCGCGTGGGGGCTGCACGCGCTGGCGGCCGTGGAGCGCGACCGGGCGAACCTGGCGGAGGCCATGGCGCTGCTGGGGCGGTCCCTGGAGCTGCACCGGGAGAACGAGAGCGTGCACGGCGAGGCGTGGGCGCACTTCCAGCGGGGCCAGGTCTTCCTGCGGCTGGGCGACGTGCAGCGGGCGGAGGCGGAGCTGCGGCTCGCGCTCGACCTGTACGGGCGTACGCGCGATGACCGGGGTCAGGCGTGGGCGCTGACCCAGCTGGGCCGCGCGCGGGTGGTGGACGGGGATCCGGGGCCGGCGCTGGAGCGGCTGCGCGATGCGCTGGCGCGGCACCGGGAGGCGGAGGACGCCCGCGGGGAGGCGTGGACGCTGTACTACCTCGGGCAGGCGCTGGAGGAGGGCGGCGAACGCGATCAGGCGGTGCGGGAGCTGGAGCGGGCCCGGACGATGTTCTCGCGGATGCGGGACGTGTACGGGTTGGCGCACGCGCGGCACCACTCGGGTCGGGTGACGCGCGACCAGCGTGCGGCGCAGACGGGCAACCTGAAGAACTCCGGCTTCGCGCGGCAGCTGCTGGTGGACGCGCGGGCGGACTTCCGGCGGATCGGGCTTGCGCACGGCGAGGCGTGGACCTGTCTGGAGCTGGCGGTGGTGGACGCGGGCAACGCCAAGGTGTCGCAGGCGCTGGGGCTGTGCGAGGAGGCGGTGCGGCTGTTCATCTCGTACGGGGACCGGCGCGGGGAGGACTGGGCGCGGTTCCTGCGGTGCACGATGCTGCCGTACACCGACCCGGCGGCGCCGGGCGCGCAGGAGGAAGCGCGGACCGAGCTGGACCGGCTGGCGGGGGCGCCGCATCCGGCGCGGGACGGGCGGCTGGAGGACTGCCTGGAGACGTACGCGGTGATCCTGGGCCGGGGGGTGGCCGCGGCGGAGGGCTGGCAGGCGTGGCGGCTGGGGCTGGTCCCCGACCTCCACTCCCGGGAGATCATGGGCGTCCCCCTACCGTGA
- a CDS encoding thioredoxin domain-containing protein, with amino-acid sequence MPNRLENETSPYLLQHADNPVDWWPWSPEAFAEARERGVPVMLSVGYSSCHWCHVMAHESFEDELAAAYMNEHFVNIKVDREERPDVDAVYMEAVQAATGQGGWPMTVFMTPDAEPFYFGTYFPPEPRHGMPSFMQILEGVRTAWVGRPEEVADVAQRIVRDLAGRELDYGQAGTPGPEELAQALLGLTREYDAARGGFGGAPKFPPSMVLEFLLRHHARTGAEGALQMASDTCEAMARGGIYDQLGGGFARYSVDREWVVPHFEKMLYDNALLCRVYAHLWRATGSDLARRVALETADFIVRELRTDQGGFASALDADSEDPASGRHVEGAYYAWTPAELRQVLGEDDGNLAVGYFGVTEEGTFEHGRSVLQLPQDGPAADAERIASIRARLFAARQTRPAPGRDDKVVAAWNGLAIAALAECGAFFERPDLVERATEAADLLVRVHMDGRARLARTSKDGQVGANAGVLEDYGDVAEGFLALASVTGEGVWLEFAGFLVDLVLDGFTAEDGSLYDTAHDAEKLIRRPQDPTDTAAPSGWTAAAGALLSYAAHTGSEAHRTAAERALGVVHALGPRVPRFIGHGLAVAEALLDGPREVAVVGHPDDPARAALHRAALLGTAPGAVVATGLPLAADGSGGEFPLLAERTLVHDRPTAYVCRHFVCARPTTDPVELAEQLGGVRP; translated from the coding sequence ATGCCGAACCGCCTCGAGAACGAGACCTCGCCGTACCTGCTCCAGCACGCGGACAACCCCGTCGACTGGTGGCCGTGGTCGCCCGAGGCCTTTGCCGAGGCGCGGGAGCGGGGAGTGCCCGTCATGCTCAGCGTCGGCTATTCCAGCTGCCACTGGTGCCATGTCATGGCGCACGAGTCCTTCGAGGACGAGCTGGCCGCCGCCTACATGAACGAGCACTTCGTCAACATCAAGGTCGACCGCGAGGAGCGTCCCGACGTCGACGCCGTCTACATGGAGGCCGTGCAGGCCGCCACCGGGCAGGGTGGCTGGCCGATGACCGTGTTCATGACGCCCGACGCCGAGCCGTTCTACTTCGGGACCTACTTCCCGCCCGAGCCCCGGCACGGGATGCCCTCCTTCATGCAGATCCTCGAAGGGGTGCGGACCGCTTGGGTGGGGCGGCCCGAGGAAGTGGCCGACGTGGCGCAGCGGATCGTACGGGACCTGGCCGGGCGGGAGCTGGACTACGGGCAGGCCGGCACGCCCGGGCCCGAGGAGCTCGCGCAGGCGCTGCTCGGGCTGACGCGGGAGTACGACGCCGCGCGCGGCGGGTTCGGCGGCGCCCCGAAGTTCCCGCCGTCCATGGTGCTGGAGTTCCTGCTGCGCCACCACGCCCGGACCGGGGCCGAGGGCGCGCTGCAGATGGCCTCCGACACCTGTGAGGCCATGGCCCGGGGCGGGATCTACGACCAGCTCGGCGGCGGCTTCGCCCGGTACTCCGTGGACCGCGAGTGGGTCGTGCCGCACTTCGAGAAGATGCTGTACGACAACGCGCTGCTGTGCCGGGTGTACGCCCACCTGTGGCGGGCCACCGGCTCCGACCTCGCGCGCCGGGTCGCCCTGGAGACCGCCGACTTCATCGTCCGGGAGCTGCGCACCGACCAGGGCGGCTTCGCCTCCGCCCTCGACGCCGACAGCGAGGACCCGGCCAGCGGCCGGCACGTGGAAGGGGCGTACTACGCCTGGACCCCCGCCGAGCTGCGGCAGGTGCTCGGCGAGGACGACGGGAACCTGGCCGTCGGGTACTTCGGGGTGACCGAGGAGGGCACCTTCGAGCACGGCAGGTCCGTGCTCCAGCTGCCCCAGGACGGTCCGGCGGCCGACGCCGAGCGGATCGCGTCGATCCGGGCCCGGCTGTTCGCGGCGCGGCAGACGCGGCCCGCGCCCGGGCGGGACGACAAGGTCGTCGCCGCGTGGAACGGGCTCGCCATCGCCGCGCTCGCCGAGTGCGGGGCCTTCTTCGAGCGGCCCGACCTGGTGGAGCGGGCCACCGAGGCCGCCGATCTGCTGGTGCGCGTGCACATGGACGGCCGGGCCCGGCTGGCGCGGACCAGCAAGGACGGCCAGGTGGGCGCCAACGCGGGGGTGCTGGAGGACTACGGCGACGTGGCCGAGGGGTTCCTCGCGCTGGCGTCGGTGACGGGGGAGGGGGTCTGGCTGGAGTTCGCCGGGTTCCTCGTCGACCTGGTGCTGGACGGATTCACCGCCGAGGACGGTTCGCTGTACGACACCGCGCACGACGCGGAGAAGCTGATCCGCCGTCCGCAGGACCCGACCGACACGGCCGCCCCGTCGGGATGGACCGCGGCGGCCGGCGCGCTGCTCTCGTACGCCGCGCACACCGGTTCGGAGGCCCACCGCACGGCGGCCGAGCGGGCGCTCGGGGTGGTACACGCACTCGGGCCGCGCGTTCCGCGCTTCATCGGGCACGGTCTGGCGGTGGCCGAGGCGTTGCTGGACGGGCCGCGCGAGGTGGCCGTCGTCGGGCACCCGGACGATCCGGCGCGGGCGGCGCTGCACCGGGCCGCGTTGCTGGGGACGGCTCCTGGGGCGGTCGTGGCGACGGGCCTGCCGCTCGCGGCGGACGGCAGCGGCGGGGAGTTCCCCCTGCTGGCCGAGCGCACACTCGTGCACGACCGTCCGACGGCGTATGTGTGTCGACATTTCGTCTGCGCGCGGCCTACGACGGATCCGGTCGAGTTGGCGGAGCAGTTGGGTGGGGTTCGTCCCTGA